The following DNA comes from Bradyrhizobium sp. SK17.
GCGGCGATGAAATCCGATCTGCTCGCCGACCAGAAGCGGCTCGAGAACGAATCGCACGCGATGATCGGCGAGACCGAGCAACTGATCCTGATGCTCGCCGCCGGCAGCTTCGTGCTCGGGTTGGTCTGGGCATTCCTGCTCGGCAAGGGTATTTCGCGGCCGATCGCAGCGATGTGCGCGGCGATGCGCGAGCTTGCGGCGGGTAATTTCGACGTCGTGCTGCCCGGCCTCGGCCGCCGCGACGAATTGGGCGAGATGGCCGGCGCGGTGGAGGAGTTCAAGGTCCAAGCGGTCGCCAAGGCCGAGCGCGACGCTGCGACCCAGGAGGCGCAGAACAAGGCGAGCGCGACCGCGCGGCGCAACGAATTGATTCGCTTCGCCGATGAATTCGAATCCGCGGTCGGCTCGATCGTCTCCAACGTGTCGGCGTCCGCCGTGCAACTCGAATCCGCAGCCGGCACGCTGACGCGGACCGCGGAGGTCACGCAGAACCTGTCGAGCCAGGTCGCCGGTGCCTCCGAGGAGGCGTCCAGCAACATGCAATCGGTGGCGTCCGCGACCGAGGAGCTGTCGGCGTCGGTCGACGAGATCGGCCGCCGCGCCAAGGAATCGAGCCAGATCGCCGATTCCGCCGTGCGTCAGGCCGAGCAGACCGATGCCCGGATCGGCAAGCTCTCGCGCGCTGCGCAGGAGATCGGCGACGTGGTCAAGCTGATCACGGCGATCGCCGAGCAGACCAATCTGTTGGCGCTGAACGCCACCATCGAGGCCGCGCGCGCCGGCGACGCCGGCCGCGGCTTCGCGGTGGTCGCCTCCGAAGTGAAGTCGCTGGCGAGCCAGACCGCCAGGGCCACCGACGAGATTTCCACCCACATCTCGGGCATGCAAGCCGCCACCCAGGAATCGGTCGCCGCGATCAAGGAGATCGGCGGCACCATCGGGCAGATCTCCGGGATCGCGACCAACATCGCGAGTTCGGTGGAGCAGCAGAGCGCGGCAACGCAGGAGATCGCCCGCAGCGTGCAGAACGTCGCGCAGGGCACCCAGGAAGCGGCTTCGAGCGTCACCCAGGTCAATCGCG
Coding sequences within:
- a CDS encoding methyl-accepting chemotaxis protein, with product MPGLKRSRSIRFPTLRFRAKIMLGFAVTLALSAATMGFAYMGFERVSAGVGSYRQSVAEADLARNIDRELISYRSLARYYVTTGKEDDAKAALAAEASLKDAIVASMKGTTNPARLEQVTKLEREFRAFTKIFAEIVRIKDESAQTAQNKLVRSATSMRYKLDDLPSNADDSELQSIQFGAKKVSDQLQSITGAVNTFVVNGDKTVASSALARLKFADNLVKGITSNNERITQGVKDITALLEEYREALAKLIANAKSIDELTVEMTESAAAISQGAAAMKSDLLADQKRLENESHAMIGETEQLILMLAAGSFVLGLVWAFLLGKGISRPIAAMCAAMRELAAGNFDVVLPGLGRRDELGEMAGAVEEFKVQAVAKAERDAATQEAQNKASATARRNELIRFADEFESAVGSIVSNVSASAVQLESAAGTLTRTAEVTQNLSSQVAGASEEASSNMQSVASATEELSASVDEIGRRAKESSQIADSAVRQAEQTDARIGKLSRAAQEIGDVVKLITAIAEQTNLLALNATIEAARAGDAGRGFAVVASEVKSLASQTARATDEISTHISGMQAATQESVAAIKEIGGTIGQISGIATNIASSVEQQSAATQEIARSVQNVAQGTQEAASSVTQVNRGATETGAASEEVLNSARSLSVESARLREELDRFMANIRAA